From a single Lactococcus carnosus genomic region:
- a CDS encoding CYTH domain-containing protein → MKTNLEIEYKTLLSLSEFDQLSKRFNHIKPIRQTNHYFDTPDLKLRKNKLSLRIRIFSDAAEMTLKIPQRVGNMEHNLALTSQQAAAILKADSLLGHGALLQSMLDLLDQYTINLDAIHTLGSLTTTRREYQTPIGLMALDRNEYTNKVDYELELEVEDAGLGEQNFNTFLKENKIEYRYARSKVVRFLESIGKMS, encoded by the coding sequence ATGAAAACAAATCTTGAAATTGAATATAAAACATTGCTCAGTCTATCAGAATTTGATCAACTCAGCAAACGATTTAATCACATCAAACCTATCCGTCAAACCAATCATTATTTTGATACACCCGATTTAAAGCTTAGGAAAAACAAACTGTCTTTACGTATCCGTATCTTTAGTGATGCTGCTGAGATGACACTCAAAATCCCGCAACGCGTTGGCAATATGGAACATAATCTTGCCCTCACTTCCCAGCAAGCCGCTGCCATCTTAAAGGCTGACAGTTTACTCGGTCATGGTGCCTTACTTCAGAGTATGCTTGATTTACTAGATCAGTATACAATTAATCTAGACGCGATTCACACCTTAGGGTCTCTTACGACTACCCGTCGTGAATATCAGACACCGATTGGTCTAATGGCCTTAGATCGAAACGAATATACAAACAAAGTCGATTATGAGCTAGAATTAGAAGTTGAGGATGCTGGCTTAGGCGAGCAAAACTTCAATACGTTCTTAAAAGAAAATAAGATCGAATATCGCTATGCACGTAGCAAGGTCGTGCGCTTCCTTGAATCGATTGGCAAGATGTCTTAA
- a CDS encoding amino acid ABC transporter substrate-binding protein, whose translation MTFKKWIGFAAVLVAVITLAGCGKKEAKDSWTSIKDKKQVVIGFDNTFVPMGFKDENGKNVGFDIDLANAVFAKYDVKVKMQAIDWDMKETELKNGSIDLIWNGYSATKEREKKVQFTNPYMTNQQVLVTKKSSKIDDVAGMKNKVLGAQQGSSGYDAFTKQTKVLKDSVKDNDATLYDDFNSALLDLKAGRIDGLLIDNVYANYYLTKNGELANYNIITTGYASENFAVGARKSDKTLVDNINKAFKTLHTDGEFQKISDKWFSKDVYPSK comes from the coding sequence ATGACATTTAAAAAATGGATTGGCTTTGCTGCTGTGTTAGTAGCGGTTATAACCCTTGCAGGATGTGGCAAAAAAGAAGCCAAAGATAGCTGGACTTCGATTAAAGATAAAAAGCAAGTTGTGATTGGCTTTGATAATACCTTTGTACCTATGGGCTTTAAGGATGAAAATGGTAAAAATGTTGGCTTTGATATTGACCTTGCCAATGCCGTATTCGCCAAGTATGATGTTAAGGTAAAAATGCAAGCTATCGACTGGGATATGAAGGAAACTGAGTTGAAAAACGGCTCGATTGACCTGATTTGGAATGGTTACTCTGCAACAAAAGAGCGTGAGAAAAAAGTCCAGTTTACAAATCCTTATATGACCAATCAACAAGTACTCGTGACTAAGAAATCAAGTAAAATCGATGATGTCGCGGGCATGAAAAATAAAGTCTTAGGCGCACAACAAGGGTCGTCAGGCTATGATGCCTTCACCAAACAAACTAAGGTACTTAAAGATAGTGTTAAAGATAATGATGCGACACTTTATGATGATTTCAATTCTGCTTTGCTTGATTTAAAAGCTGGTCGTATTGATGGCTTATTGATAGATAACGTTTACGCTAACTACTATCTGACAAAAAATGGTGAACTAGCTAATTATAATATCATTACGACAGGCTATGCAAGCGAGAATTTTGCAGTAGGGGCGCGTAAATCTGATAAAACATTAGTCGATAACATCAATAAAGCATTCAAGACCTTACATACGGATGGCGAGTTCCAAAAGATCTCTGATAAATGGTTCTCTAAGGATGTTTATCCAAGTAAATAA
- a CDS encoding RluA family pseudouridine synthase: MRFTFQATQNGVLLKTLLKQQGISKKLLAKIKFDGGQLLVNGIRENAIFKLAKNDQVIVDIPSEHATPTLVQQEMPLTIVYEDDHLLVIDKPAGIASVTGQNYPDKTMSNFVAGYLKAQGYDNQKVHVVTRLDKDTSGLMLFAKHGYAHSRMDKLLQQKGLTKRYYALVHTSTQLLAAGEIKVPIGRKDGSIIERAVVDQQHPTAKYAHTSYQTIVSHAQFTLVDIQLHTGRTHQIRVHFAYLGAPLLGDDLYGGYRDQISRQALHCHTLSFCHPFSGEIINLEASLPKDMTRLL, encoded by the coding sequence ATGAGATTCACCTTTCAAGCGACCCAAAATGGTGTATTACTGAAAACCTTACTCAAACAGCAGGGCATCTCCAAAAAATTATTGGCCAAGATCAAATTCGATGGTGGTCAATTGTTGGTCAATGGCATTAGAGAAAATGCCATTTTTAAATTAGCAAAAAATGATCAAGTTATTGTGGATATTCCGTCAGAACACGCGACACCTACCTTGGTTCAGCAAGAAATGCCTTTAACGATTGTCTATGAAGATGATCACTTACTCGTGATTGATAAACCTGCTGGGATTGCCAGTGTGACAGGTCAAAATTATCCAGATAAGACTATGAGTAACTTTGTCGCGGGCTATTTAAAAGCACAGGGATATGACAATCAAAAAGTGCATGTTGTGACCAGATTAGATAAAGATACATCCGGTCTCATGCTGTTTGCTAAGCATGGGTATGCTCATAGTCGGATGGATAAGTTATTGCAGCAAAAAGGCCTGACTAAGCGTTATTATGCACTAGTGCACACGTCAACTCAATTATTGGCAGCTGGAGAGATTAAAGTGCCCATTGGTCGTAAAGATGGCTCTATCATAGAGCGAGCAGTCGTAGATCAGCAGCATCCAACTGCTAAATATGCCCATACCTCTTATCAGACTATCGTCTCACATGCCCAATTTACCTTAGTAGATATTCAGCTACATACAGGTCGGACCCACCAGATAAGGGTGCATTTTGCCTATTTAGGTGCGCCTTTATTAGGGGATGATTTATATGGTGGCTATCGAGATCAGATATCGCGACAGGCGCTACACTGCCACACGCTAAGTTTTTGTCATCCTTTTTCAGGGGAGATCATCAATCTAGAGGCAAGTTTACCAAAGGATATGACCCGTTTGCTTTAA
- a CDS encoding GTP pyrophosphokinase — protein sequence MTEKFNWESFLDPYIQAVGELKIKLRGARKQYQKQNRHSPIEFVTGRVKPSESIKNKARLRGFTSENIAEMQDIAGVRVMVQFVEDVDEVLGLLRNRDDFRIIQERDYINHQKESGYRSYHVVIEYPVEMVNGQKKIFAEIQIRTLAMNFWATIEHSLNYKYQGAFPEELKTRLATTAKIAFALDEEMSKIREEIQEAQLLFNPSRRKVDDGVENRDDFDEENNW from the coding sequence ATGACAGAAAAATTTAACTGGGAATCCTTCCTTGATCCTTATATTCAAGCGGTCGGGGAATTAAAAATTAAATTACGTGGCGCTCGAAAACAATATCAGAAACAAAATCGTCATTCGCCGATTGAATTTGTGACGGGTCGCGTCAAACCATCTGAATCGATAAAGAATAAGGCACGATTGAGAGGCTTTACATCAGAAAATATCGCTGAGATGCAAGATATTGCTGGTGTTCGCGTCATGGTTCAGTTTGTTGAAGACGTAGATGAAGTATTGGGCTTGCTACGTAATCGAGATGATTTTAGAATTATTCAAGAACGCGATTATATTAATCATCAAAAAGAATCTGGCTATAGAAGCTATCATGTTGTGATCGAATATCCGGTCGAGATGGTGAATGGTCAGAAAAAAATATTTGCTGAGATTCAGATAAGAACCTTAGCTATGAATTTTTGGGCAACAATCGAGCATTCTCTCAACTATAAGTATCAAGGTGCCTTTCCAGAGGAGTTAAAAACACGTCTAGCAACGACAGCCAAGATAGCTTTTGCCTTAGATGAAGAAATGAGTAAGATTCGTGAAGAAATCCAAGAAGCACAGCTGCTATTTAACCCCTCACGCCGTAAGGTTGATGATGGTGTAGAAAATCGGGATGATTTTGATGAAGAAAACAACTGGTAA
- a CDS encoding 2-isopropylmalate synthase: MRKIEFLDTSLRDGEQTPGVNFSINEKVMIAKQLEKWGISAIEAGFPAASPDSFEAVKIIAETLTKTAVTGLARAVKSDIDAVSKALKNAKFPQIHVFIATSPIHMAYKLKKSPDEVLASITEHVSYARSLFDVVEFSPEDATRSEKPFLLKAVQAAVDAGATYINIPDTVGFTTPTEYYETFKFLIENIVSNREIIFSPHCHDDLGMATANTLAAIKGGAGRVEGTINGIGERAGNVALEEVAVALQIRQDYYQATSDIVLNETFATSELVSRFSGIPVPKNKAVIGGNAFAHESGIHQDGVLKNPETYEIITPELVGVKKNSLPLGKLSGRHAFNEKINELGFADVSEDTRQSLFAKFKTLADKKHDITDADIRALVAGTTVENPKGFQFDTLFITSNQDGTQTVTISMKNEGEEVIDTVATGSGSIEAAFNAIDTFFNHTVKLDSYNITAVTDGIDAQAEVHVTVENIDTGTIFNANGLDFDVLRASAIAYSNANTLVQRENAGIITKKISEKATPDL; encoded by the coding sequence ATGCGTAAAATAGAATTTTTAGACACGAGTCTTCGTGATGGGGAACAAACACCAGGCGTTAACTTTTCAATCAATGAAAAAGTCATGATTGCCAAGCAACTTGAAAAATGGGGCATTTCAGCGATAGAAGCTGGCTTTCCAGCAGCAAGTCCAGATTCATTTGAGGCAGTAAAAATCATCGCTGAAACCTTGACGAAAACAGCAGTTACAGGGCTCGCTAGAGCAGTCAAATCAGACATAGACGCGGTATCTAAAGCACTGAAAAATGCAAAATTCCCCCAGATTCATGTCTTCATCGCCACAAGCCCGATTCATATGGCCTATAAATTAAAAAAATCGCCAGATGAAGTCCTTGCCTCGATTACGGAACATGTCAGCTATGCAAGAAGTCTATTTGATGTTGTTGAGTTCTCTCCAGAAGATGCAACACGATCTGAAAAACCATTCTTATTAAAAGCGGTTCAAGCAGCAGTTGATGCTGGTGCAACCTATATTAATATTCCAGATACGGTCGGTTTTACAACACCGACGGAATATTACGAGACCTTTAAGTTTTTGATTGAGAACATCGTCTCTAATCGCGAGATTATCTTTAGTCCACATTGTCATGATGACTTAGGGATGGCGACGGCTAATACACTCGCAGCCATCAAAGGCGGTGCAGGTCGAGTTGAAGGCACGATTAATGGCATTGGTGAGCGAGCAGGAAATGTCGCCTTAGAAGAGGTAGCTGTCGCACTTCAAATCAGACAAGACTACTATCAAGCGACCTCTGATATCGTCCTAAATGAGACCTTTGCGACATCAGAACTTGTCTCACGTTTCTCAGGTATTCCAGTCCCTAAAAATAAAGCGGTCATTGGTGGTAATGCCTTTGCCCATGAGTCGGGTATTCACCAAGATGGCGTACTAAAAAATCCTGAAACGTATGAAATCATTACACCGGAACTCGTTGGTGTTAAGAAAAATTCTCTGCCACTAGGTAAACTGTCTGGTCGTCATGCCTTTAATGAGAAAATCAACGAGCTTGGCTTTGCAGATGTATCAGAAGACACACGTCAGTCACTTTTTGCTAAGTTTAAGACATTAGCAGATAAAAAACACGATATCACAGATGCTGATATTCGAGCATTGGTGGCTGGTACAACGGTTGAGAATCCTAAAGGCTTCCAGTTTGATACCTTATTTATCACATCAAATCAAGATGGCACACAAACGGTCACGATTAGCATGAAAAATGAAGGTGAGGAGGTCATCGACACCGTCGCGACTGGTAGCGGATCTATCGAAGCAGCCTTTAATGCCATCGATACATTTTTCAACCATACAGTTAAGCTAGATAGCTACAATATTACGGCTGTAACAGATGGGATTGATGCACAGGCAGAAGTACATGTCACGGTAGAAAATATCGATACAGGCACGATCTTTAATGCAAATGGTCTAGATTTTGATGTCTTACGTGCCAGTGCGATTGCCTATTCAAATGCCAACACCTTGGTACAACGTGAAAACGCTGGTATCATCACGAAAAAGATCTCTGAAAAAGCAACCCCCGACTTATAA
- a CDS encoding ISL3 family transposase: protein MFNYILSQYHLQEKDWLYSDPSPVQINRHFELNVKLTQPATQCTSCQGTKFHRHGTTPHPRKVQLTEYMGLPCFLMITIERYRCATCGMTQSSQIPEQLVLKGHKDSTLLKAQIIRRLTEKESIKDASHDLNVSSHSFYRLLNQMSSKDAFTKLPQVLCLDEFKATKDCTGSMAFIAMDGKSHEIVTVLDDRRLESLVKYFLKFPRKVRMRVKYLVMDMNYSYDKLIKRCFPCAQLITDRFHVVQQMTKAFNVLRIQVMKGFDTKSPEYRHLKYYWKHLLKNYDNLSDTPFYSCSLRKWTSSRKLVEQLINYSPILYQGWQVLQLASGHFRNKDAKSFFTLIASLNTEVLPETFVKKYQFLLRKKASIKLALELDYSNGCLEGMNNKIKAIKRVAYGFRTFRNFKKRILLMNKTLTN from the coding sequence ATGTTTAATTATATCTTAAGTCAGTATCATTTACAAGAAAAAGACTGGTTATATTCAGATCCCTCCCCTGTTCAAATCAATCGTCACTTTGAACTTAACGTTAAGCTAACGCAACCAGCGACTCAATGCACAAGCTGCCAGGGGACTAAATTCCATAGGCATGGCACAACACCGCACCCAAGAAAGGTGCAGCTGACAGAATATATGGGACTACCGTGCTTTCTGATGATCACAATTGAACGTTATCGCTGTGCGACCTGTGGTATGACGCAATCCTCTCAAATCCCTGAACAACTTGTTTTAAAAGGGCATAAAGATTCCACCTTACTCAAAGCCCAGATCATCAGAAGACTAACAGAAAAAGAGTCCATCAAAGATGCGAGCCATGATCTTAACGTCTCCTCACACAGTTTCTACCGATTACTCAATCAAATGTCAAGCAAAGACGCATTTACCAAACTACCTCAGGTGCTCTGTCTTGATGAATTTAAGGCAACCAAAGATTGTACGGGGAGTATGGCTTTTATCGCAATGGATGGGAAGTCTCATGAGATTGTGACAGTTCTTGATGATAGACGTTTAGAGAGCTTGGTTAAATACTTTTTGAAGTTTCCTAGAAAGGTTCGAATGCGGGTCAAATATCTCGTGATGGATATGAATTATAGTTACGATAAGTTGATCAAGCGCTGTTTTCCTTGTGCTCAGCTCATCACAGATCGCTTTCATGTTGTCCAACAAATGACTAAGGCTTTCAATGTACTACGCATTCAAGTCATGAAAGGATTTGACACTAAAAGCCCTGAATACCGTCATCTCAAATATTATTGGAAACATCTACTTAAAAACTATGATAATCTTTCTGATACGCCTTTTTATTCATGTTCTTTACGAAAGTGGACATCTAGTCGGAAGCTGGTTGAACAGCTGATTAATTACAGTCCGATACTCTATCAAGGCTGGCAAGTCTTACAATTAGCGAGCGGTCACTTCAGGAACAAGGATGCAAAATCATTTTTCACTTTAATTGCCTCGCTCAATACAGAAGTTCTGCCTGAAACATTTGTTAAGAAGTATCAATTTTTATTGCGTAAAAAGGCATCCATTAAGTTAGCACTTGAGCTAGACTATTCAAACGGCTGTTTGGAGGGGATGAATAATAAAATCAAGGCCATTAAACGTGTGGCTTATGGCTTTAGAACCTTTAGGAACTTCAAGAAACGTATTCTACTCATGAACAAAACCTTAACCAATTAA
- a CDS encoding DsbA family protein has protein sequence MSQEIQHYFTIFADDFGVFDTHTYDWFLHPVVTPTAIKEMRHHYQLPRTIATYNALFDRVNKATLDYLTVNFAGRHTGRQFLLALQDEMQGKTPLAYNNKILIKILHRLKFDVSDFIRYYHFAQSSLIKEQKNFHSEHLTTLPSTLIYFKDDVMMVDALAQRQIFAFLNEKTAER, from the coding sequence ATGAGTCAAGAAATCCAGCATTACTTTACTATTTTTGCCGATGATTTTGGTGTTTTTGATACACACACCTATGATTGGTTTCTCCATCCAGTCGTTACGCCTACTGCCATAAAAGAGATGCGGCATCATTATCAGCTACCTAGGACGATCGCAACCTATAATGCCTTATTTGATCGGGTCAACAAAGCCACTTTGGATTATCTGACGGTTAATTTTGCAGGTCGCCATACTGGCCGTCAGTTTCTACTCGCACTCCAGGATGAGATGCAAGGTAAAACACCTCTTGCTTATAACAACAAGATATTGATCAAGATATTACATCGTCTGAAATTTGATGTCTCTGACTTTATCAGATACTATCATTTTGCCCAGAGCAGTCTGATAAAAGAACAAAAAAATTTCCATTCTGAACACTTAACCACCCTACCCTCAACTTTAATTTACTTTAAAGATGATGTAATGATGGTTGATGCTTTGGCACAACGTCAAATATTTGCATTTCTCAACGAAAAAACAGCTGAACGCTAG
- the mgtE gene encoding magnesium transporter → MTDNSPDPQNVFLALQELLEDNEIQAFREGFLDHHIYDQSQFYLDFTETERLELYSILSPQELSEIFENLDFDAVDIKPYLKEISPEYLSAMFDEMSTDNAADILTNLSKRERRSIFTLMAPENVSEIRNLMHYDEETAGSLMTTEFVAVVANQTVSSAMTVIKATAEDAETIYYVYVLDSGKQLLGVISLRSLLISHDDTLISDIVNEHIIKVDVDEPQERVARYFRDYDLLALPVISHDNLMLGIVTVDDIIDVIDEEAQSDYSGLAGVNTDNVNQNPIQSAAKRLPWLVALLFLGMGTASLIDHFDGLVSRASVLAIFISLITGTAGNAGTQSLAVSVRRISLNDDENKSFFDLILTEITTGLVTGAVTGLTIFVVVSLWKGNIMLGLAVGVAMFCAITVANLAGSLIPVGMDRLGFDPAVASGPFISTMSDLTSVFIYFSIAEVFISFI, encoded by the coding sequence ATGACTGATAACAGTCCAGATCCACAAAATGTTTTTTTAGCGTTACAGGAACTGCTTGAGGATAACGAAATTCAAGCATTTAGGGAAGGATTTCTCGACCACCATATCTATGATCAGTCCCAGTTTTATCTTGATTTTACTGAAACTGAGCGATTGGAACTTTATAGTATCCTCTCCCCTCAAGAACTATCAGAAATTTTTGAGAATCTAGATTTTGATGCAGTTGATATCAAGCCCTACCTCAAAGAAATTTCTCCTGAGTATCTATCAGCCATGTTTGATGAGATGTCAACAGATAATGCTGCAGATATTTTAACGAATTTAAGCAAGCGAGAACGCCGTTCCATCTTCACCTTGATGGCGCCAGAAAACGTATCAGAGATACGTAACCTCATGCATTATGATGAGGAAACTGCTGGGTCATTAATGACAACAGAGTTTGTGGCAGTTGTTGCGAATCAAACAGTAAGCTCGGCCATGACCGTGATCAAGGCGACCGCGGAAGATGCGGAAACGATTTACTATGTCTATGTCTTAGACAGTGGTAAGCAACTGCTAGGTGTTATTTCGTTACGTAGCCTCTTAATTTCACATGATGATACGCTGATATCTGATATTGTGAATGAGCATATTATCAAGGTTGACGTTGATGAACCACAAGAGCGTGTCGCCCGTTATTTTAGGGACTACGACTTACTCGCCCTGCCTGTCATTAGCCATGATAATCTGATGCTAGGGATTGTAACCGTCGATGATATCATCGATGTTATCGATGAGGAAGCACAAAGTGATTACTCTGGTCTTGCCGGGGTTAATACCGATAATGTTAATCAAAATCCAATTCAGTCCGCGGCTAAACGCTTGCCCTGGTTAGTTGCCCTCTTATTTTTAGGAATGGGGACAGCTAGTCTTATCGACCATTTCGATGGATTAGTAAGTCGGGCTTCCGTTTTGGCGATTTTTATTAGCTTAATTACAGGAACAGCAGGTAATGCTGGCACGCAGTCTCTAGCCGTATCTGTTCGTCGGATTTCACTTAATGACGATGAGAATAAGTCATTTTTTGATCTGATTCTGACAGAAATTACCACCGGATTGGTAACAGGAGCTGTCACAGGTCTGACGATTTTTGTCGTTGTGAGTTTGTGGAAGGGCAATATCATGCTAGGTCTAGCAGTTGGTGTCGCCATGTTTTGTGCCATTACAGTCGCTAACCTTGCGGGATCTTTAATTCCAGTTGGCATGGATCGATTAGGTTTTGACCCAGCAGTTGCCTCTGGCCCATTTATTTCGACCATGTCTGATTTAACCAGTGTCTTTATTTACTTTTCAATCGCAGAGGTTTTTATCAGTTTTATTTGA
- a CDS encoding amino acid ABC transporter ATP-binding protein — MLELKNIAKKFGTKVIFDAFNLTINAGEVVAIAGPSGGGKTTLLRMLAGLESIDAGQVIFDEEVIGLDELITRNLLGFVFQDFQLFPHMTVLENLTLSPVKTMGISKSDAITKAEKLLTDLEVIEQKNAYPFSLSGGQKQRVALARAMMIDPKIIGYDEPTSALDPALRDQVANLILENKALGITQIVVTHDMDFATKIADTIVKVNAKTKD, encoded by the coding sequence ATGCTTGAATTAAAAAATATTGCCAAAAAATTTGGTACGAAAGTCATCTTTGATGCCTTTAATCTGACGATTAATGCTGGAGAAGTGGTCGCCATTGCAGGGCCATCAGGAGGCGGTAAAACGACCTTGCTTCGCATGCTAGCCGGATTAGAGTCGATTGATGCTGGTCAGGTTATCTTTGATGAGGAAGTGATCGGCTTAGATGAGTTGATTACACGTAACCTACTAGGGTTCGTCTTCCAAGATTTCCAACTCTTTCCACATATGACTGTACTTGAAAATCTAACCCTTTCCCCTGTTAAAACAATGGGGATAAGTAAGTCCGATGCCATCACAAAAGCTGAGAAGTTACTCACAGACTTAGAAGTGATTGAACAAAAAAATGCCTATCCCTTCAGCTTATCAGGTGGTCAAAAACAACGTGTTGCGCTCGCTCGTGCCATGATGATCGATCCTAAAATTATCGGCTATGACGAACCAACATCAGCGCTTGACCCAGCCTTGAGAGATCAAGTTGCTAACCTGATTTTAGAGAACAAAGCATTGGGCATCACGCAAATTGTTGTCACGCACGACATGGATTTCGCAACAAAAATTGCGGATACCATTGTTAAAGTAAATGCTAAAACAAAAGACTAG
- a CDS encoding NAD kinase encodes MKKTTGKKVWIIKNHYDKTTVIAAELEALCLAAGFIFDEKQPDIVISVGGDGTLLAALHYYETQLETVRFIGVHTGHLGFYADFQEHELDKLVDAIKHEDPSEAFRYPLLKVQIHFTDGSVKTHLALNESIIKRASKTLVADFKISDFLFEKFRGDGLSVSTPTGSTAYNKSIGGAVMHPRVKAFQVTEVASLNNLVYRTLGAPMIIAAKDTVTFDLEDADDYLLTVDQLEYFYDKIASVTYSLDGGEIAFVNGGHTGFWHRVKNAFIGEVK; translated from the coding sequence ATGAAGAAAACAACTGGTAAAAAAGTTTGGATAATAAAAAATCATTATGACAAGACAACGGTCATAGCTGCTGAACTAGAGGCACTATGTCTTGCAGCTGGCTTTATATTTGATGAAAAACAGCCAGATATCGTCATCTCTGTTGGTGGAGATGGGACTTTATTAGCTGCACTTCATTACTATGAGACACAGCTTGAAACCGTCAGATTTATAGGAGTCCATACAGGACACTTAGGGTTTTATGCCGATTTTCAGGAGCATGAACTAGATAAATTAGTAGATGCGATTAAGCATGAAGACCCTTCTGAAGCCTTTAGATATCCGCTTTTAAAAGTCCAGATTCACTTTACTGATGGTAGCGTGAAGACACACCTTGCACTAAATGAATCGATTATTAAGCGTGCGTCAAAAACTTTGGTTGCTGATTTTAAGATTTCAGATTTTCTCTTTGAAAAGTTTAGAGGAGACGGCTTGTCGGTATCAACGCCAACAGGATCGACTGCCTATAATAAATCAATTGGTGGTGCAGTGATGCATCCCCGGGTCAAAGCCTTTCAAGTGACTGAGGTAGCCTCTCTTAACAACCTTGTTTATCGAACACTTGGTGCGCCCATGATTATAGCTGCTAAGGATACCGTGACCTTTGATCTAGAGGATGCTGATGATTACTTGCTAACAGTAGATCAGTTAGAATATTTTTATGATAAGATTGCCTCAGTTACCTATAGCCTTGATGGTGGGGAGATTGCCTTTGTAAATGGTGGTCATACAGGCTTTTGGCATCGTGTAAAAAATGCCTTTATTGGGGAAGTAAAATGA
- a CDS encoding amino acid ABC transporter permease — protein sequence MSYIFEILPQLFDGLKLTVLVFVLTLVLSIPLGMLLAFLLRVPIVNWFVNIYVWIMRGTPLLVQLIIIFYALPMVGPTLPRFPAALLAFTLNYAAYFAEIFRGGIKAVPNGQLEAAKVLKLTKWQTVRYVQIPQVVKIVLPSVFNEIITLVKDSSLIYVVGLGDLLRAGKIAMSRDVSLVPIMMAALIYLILIGVLTILSKKIEQRFDYYK from the coding sequence ATGTCCTATATTTTTGAAATTTTACCCCAATTATTTGATGGTCTGAAACTGACTGTCCTAGTCTTTGTCTTGACACTCGTCTTATCAATTCCTTTAGGTATGCTCCTCGCTTTCTTATTACGGGTACCGATTGTCAATTGGTTTGTTAATATTTACGTTTGGATCATGCGGGGCACGCCATTATTAGTCCAATTGATTATTATTTTTTATGCCCTACCGATGGTTGGCCCCACATTGCCAAGATTTCCAGCAGCGCTACTCGCCTTTACCCTAAACTATGCGGCCTATTTTGCAGAGATTTTCCGTGGTGGGATAAAGGCAGTGCCAAATGGTCAGCTAGAAGCAGCAAAAGTGCTCAAGTTGACGAAGTGGCAAACGGTTCGCTATGTCCAAATTCCACAGGTTGTCAAGATTGTCTTACCGTCAGTGTTTAATGAAATTATTACGCTAGTCAAAGACTCATCTCTTATCTATGTTGTTGGCCTAGGTGATTTACTTAGGGCCGGTAAAATCGCCATGAGTCGTGATGTATCACTCGTCCCCATTATGATGGCTGCCTTGATTTACTTAATCCTGATTGGTGTGCTCACCATTTTATCTAAGAAAATCGAACAACGTTTTGATTACTACAAATAG
- a CDS encoding FKBP-type peptidyl-prolyl cis-trans isomerase → MTNKKNTLWIGLLAIIVIIAFGLVYVANRQSDAPKKEATTSSKQQGNEQASNQPTEQKQTDLQVFTDLAKAEKFDAASVTELKVEELKAGTGDTIAETDTISANYSGWNAAGTIFDTTKKSADATPTPIEFPLSGVIPGWTKGLAGKKVGGIYKLMIPADMAYGDRAPSKDTSGPLAFVVEIVAKK, encoded by the coding sequence ATGACTAATAAAAAAAATACATTATGGATTGGCTTACTTGCGATCATCGTTATTATCGCTTTTGGGTTGGTTTATGTTGCAAATCGACAAAGTGATGCGCCTAAAAAAGAGGCAACGACTAGTTCAAAACAACAAGGAAATGAACAAGCATCTAACCAACCTACTGAGCAGAAACAAACAGATTTACAAGTGTTTACTGACTTAGCTAAGGCTGAAAAATTTGATGCTGCTAGTGTAACAGAACTTAAAGTTGAAGAACTTAAGGCAGGTACTGGTGACACGATTGCTGAAACAGATACCATCTCAGCAAACTATAGTGGTTGGAATGCTGCTGGTACGATTTTTGATACGACTAAAAAATCAGCCGATGCAACCCCGACACCGATTGAGTTTCCACTCTCAGGTGTGATTCCTGGTTGGACAAAAGGATTAGCCGGTAAAAAAGTTGGCGGGATTTATAAACTCATGATTCCTGCTGATATGGCATATGGTGATCGAGCGCCTTCAAAAGATACATCTGGGCCACTCGCATTCGTCGTAGAAATCGTTGCTAAAAAATAA